From Polyodon spathula isolate WHYD16114869_AA chromosome 26, ASM1765450v1, whole genome shotgun sequence, one genomic window encodes:
- the dctn5 gene encoding dynactin subunit 5 produces the protein MELCEILYNKAEYIETASGNKVSRQSVLCGSQNIVLNGKTIVMNDCIIRGDLANVRVGRHCVIKSRSVIRPPFKKFSKGVAFFPLHIGDHVFIEEDCIVNAAQIGSYVHIGKNCVIGRRCVLKDCCKILDNTVLPPETVVPPFTMFSGCPGLFSGELPECTQELMIDVTKSYYQKFLPLSQI, from the exons atgGAGCTGTGCGAAATTCTCTACAACAAAGCCGAGTACATAGAAACG gcatcTGGTAATAAAGTAAGCAGACAGTCAGTACTCTGTGGAAGCCAAAATATTGTGCTAAATGGAAAA ACTATTGTTATGAATGATTGCATCATTCGAGGGGACCTGGCAAACGTCAGGGTTGGGCGTCACTGTGTGATCAAGAGCCGGAGTGTAATAAGACCACCGTTCAAGAAATTCAGCAAAGG AGTTGCTTTCTTCCCGCTCCACATTGGGGACCATGTGTTCATTGAAGAAGACTGCATTGTGAATGCTGCACAGATAGGGTCTTACGTCCATATAGGGAAGAACTGTGTCATT ggACGGCGGTGTGTTCTTAAAGATTGCTGTAAGATTCTTGACAACACTGTCCTGCCTCCGGAGACAGTTGTCCCGCCATTCACTATGTTTTCTGGTTGTCCAG GTCTGTTCTCAGGAGAGCTTCCAGAGTGTACCCAGGAACTCATGATTGATGTCACAAAGAGCTATTATCAGAAGTTTTTACCACTGAGTCAGATTTAA